One window from the genome of Hippoglossus hippoglossus isolate fHipHip1 chromosome 10, fHipHip1.pri, whole genome shotgun sequence encodes:
- the ankhd1 gene encoding ankyrin repeat and KH domain-containing protein 1 isoform X4 — protein sequence MQDAVAGTAMLTDGFEDEIDSVTPRSPVAGMGVGATPGGVGLGGIGIGVGGKKVRLYGEPGGPAAERLDFKLAAAAVLSSGPGSGSDEDEVSEVESFILDQEDLDNPIMKTASELLLSSATDGVDLRTVDPETQARLEALLEAAGIGKLSTADGKAFADPEVLRRLTSSVSCALDEAAAALTRMRAENTLNAGQADNRSLAEACSDGDVNAVRKLLDEGRSVNEHTEEGESLLCLACSAGYYELAQVLLAMHANVEDRGIKGDITPLMAAASGGYVDIVKLLLVHGADVNAQSSTGNTALTYACAGGFVDVVKVLLKEGANIEDHNENGHTPLMEAASAGHVEVARVLLEYGAGINTHSNEFKESALTLACYKGHLDMVRFLLEAGADQEHKTDEMHTALMEACMDGHVEVARLLLDSGAQVNMPADSFESPLTLAACGGHVELAALLIERGANLEEVNDEGYTPLMEAAREGHEEMVALLLAQGANINAQTEETQETALTLACCGGFLEVADFLIKAGADIELGCSTPLMEAAQEGHLELVKYLLAAGANVHATTATGDTALTYACENGHTDVADVLLQAGANLEHESEGGRTPLMKAARAGHLCTVQFLISKGANVNRSTANNDHTVVSLACAGGHLAVVELLLAHGADPTHRLKDGSTMLIEAAKGGHTNVVSYLLDYPNNILSVPAPDLSQLTPPSQDASQVPRVPIQALAMVVPPQEPDRAPSNIATPPPISSKSMSKQRQASLQPGVPTSVGRGPEAEPLPPFHLCQPLECIVEETEGKLNELGQRISAIEKAQLQSLELIQGEPLTKDKIEELKKSREEQVQKKKKILKELQKVERQLQLKTQQQFTKEYMEAKGLKEEQEVGLSQGPGPGSMTSAPGSLPTTPGAHVHTSSDTDEEANKDGELEEQLGEDGEEEEDDDDEDEGSEDEADGDEEDYPKLPQVGTILYRDGSQPPQQPPLPPSPQAQPQPPPPPLQAAFVPIQPLPDYNPADYPGSTSPELQRVLVGQQMLGQQQQVQGQQLGGLGPGMMPQQAPDGLMVATPAQTLTDTLDDIMAAVSNRVPMLNTTSPTPLSQPPTQTPSNIASPPSVLPLYPSVDIDAHTESNHDTALTLACAGGHEELVSVLIARGANIEHRDKKGFTPLILAATAGHVGVVEVLLDKGGDIEAQSERTKDTPLSLACSGGRQEVVELLLLRGANKEHRNVSDYTPLSLAASGGYVNIIKILLNAGAEINSRTGSKLGISPLMLAAMNGHVPAVKLLLDMGSDINAQIETNRNTALTLACFQGRAEVVSLLLDRKANVEHRAKTGLTPLMEAASGGYAEVGRVLLDKGADVNAPPVPSSRDTALTIAADKGHYKFCELLINRGAHIDVRNKKGNTPLWLAANGGHFDVVQLLVHASADVDAADNRKITPLMAAFRKGHVKVVQYLVKEVNQFPSDIECMRYIATIADKELLKKCHQCMETIVKAKDQQAAEANKNASILLKELDLEKSREESKKQALAAKREKRKEKRKKKKEEQKRKQEEEEGQKVKEEFFEMQEQKEDSADESEVPIEPPSATTTTTIGISATSTTFTTAFGKKRASVATTPSTNRKNKKNKTKDSSPNEPIILQDPQVALAQHKADKNKIHGEPRGGGVTGGNSDSDPLDSTDCASESSSSGGKSQELNYLPDLTSSASSSSSSSSSSSSSSAPSSAAAQALMPGPEKRHCPQPQTDGKLDNKVTVSISKPMQRAPDMGDCTSHSLPSPFKTMALPITSPNSKLSLTSPKRGQKREEGWKEVVRRSKKLSVPASVVSRIMGRGGCNITAIQDVTGAHIDVDKQKDKNGERMITIRGGTESTRYAVQLINALIQDPAKELEDLIPRNHIRAPGSKTTSASFPSSTGLSSGSTTGPKALSSLVASTGVSFQPSSSSSSSSSQAGGKIGKGLSSNVRQPFPVSLPLAYAHPQLALLAAQTMHQIRHPRLPMAQFGGTFSPAASTWGPFPVRPVSPGSANSSPKHNGGTNSTIGQARPNSTHSDHSNTASSGAQVTTSNTTTTSAPNTSTAAASPHTPNPTPYNPQPSIPTPSSVRKQLFAPDPKPAGITSVSAAATATSGTNAVRGTGSPAHHSSTTTTANASQQSVGPISQPSVQSARTEPSAVAPPGKDKPSLSVESQPVSVSESINSFTAPAMALAPKLEHRQQLPPPPSSVPSTEAPPPLLNPQPSSHLHSAPPPVLSHNVAHPNNTVPHFSAPAPRVSHRMQPPGPYYSLSEQQQQQQHQQTQQHQQQSVFVPFNAQQESLKQTQNQTSQSTSLPPQAQSQAPGSLQVSANLGMMNGSQMQHVANAGKPQQIPPNFGPAGLFNFSSIFDNNSQVGNNQVWGACHLPARSPPEQSYSAPPAYMSMGQMENMMPPPPPDSSKAPGYRSASQRMVNSPIALTSYATSISGSPVYLHGHTPVGTPSFSRQHFSPHPWSASTSGESPVPPPSTVSSSAMSTSAVAPPPQPKPGNSSQQDRKVPPPIGTERLARIRQTGSVNPPLLTTSYTASVGQGGIWSFGVGSASEAMSGWSQPLMSSHMMHPQLQAEQSAFSQHQPMEQDDTGIANPANNYHQPQHLPNSYMDFPKGMPMSMYGGTMLPPHPPMAEGPGGPMYNGLHAGDPAWSPIIKVVPNNADNADPQQQVWPGTWAPHVGSVHLNHVN from the exons ATGCAGGATGCAGTAGCCGGGACGGCAATGCTGACGGACGGCTTCGAGGACGAGATTGACTCGGTGACTCCTCGCTCCCCAGTGGCAGGGATGGGGGTAGGAGCGACACCAGGAGGAGTCGGACTAGGGGGCATTGGGATTGGTGTGGGTGGAAAGAAAGTACGTTTGTACGGCGAACCAGGCGGACCTGCAGCAGAAAGACTGGATTTCAAACTGGCGGCCGCGGCCGTCCTCTCCTCGGGTCCAGGATCCGGCAGCGACGAAGACGAGGTTTCAGAG GTGGAGTCATTCATTTTGGACCAGGAGGACCTCGATAACCCCATCATGAAGACAGCGTCAGAGTTGCTTTTGTCCAGCGCCACAGACGGAGTCGATTTAAGGACTGTAGATCCAGAGACACAGGCACGACTTGAAGCTCTTCTGGAAGCTGCAG GCATCGGTAAACTGTCCACTGCCGATGGTAAAGCTTTTGCAGACCCAGAGGTGCTGCGGCGACTGACGTCATCTGTGAGCTGTGCCCTGGATGAGGCTGCAGCAGCCCTGACACGTAtgagagcagaaaacacactcaACGCCGGCCAAGCCGACAA CCGTAGTTTAGCAGAGGCGTGCTCAGATGGGGATGTCAACGCTGTGCGCAAATTGTTGGATGAGGGACGGAGCGTCAACGAACACACGGAGGAAGGGGAGAGCCTGCTGTGCCTCGCCTGCTCGGCCGGCTACTATGAACTTGCACAG GTGTTGTTGGCCATGCATGCCAACGTGGAGGACAGAGGCATCAAGGGAGACATAACGCCACTCATGGCTGCTGCCAGCGGAGGTTATGTGGACATTGTAAAACTACTTCTGGTCCACGGAGCAGATGTTAATGCACAGTCCTCAACAG GCAACACAGCTCTAACGTACGCATGTGCCGGTGGCTTCGTGGATGTGGTGAAGGTGCTGCTCAAAGAGGGTGCAAACATTGAGGACCACAACGAGAACGGACACACGCCTCTTATGGAGGCAGCCAGTGCTGGCCACGTAGAGGTGGCCAGGGTACTTTTGGAGTATGGCGCCGGAATCAACACACACTCCAATGAGTTCAAGGAGAGCGCGCTAACACTCGCCTGCTACAAAG GTCACCTGGATATGGTGCGTTTCCTGTTGGAGGCTGGCGCAGACCAGGAACATAAGACAGATGAGATGCACACAGCGCTAATGGAAGCATGCATG GACGGCCATGTGGAGGTAGCACGGCTGCTGTTGGACAGCGGCGCTCAGGTCAACATGCCAGCGGATTCCTTTGAGTCGCCGCTGACCCTCGCAGCGTGCGGAGGACACGTGGAGCTGGCAGCCTTGCTCATAGAGAGAGGAGCCAATTTGGAGGAG gTTAATGATGAGGGCTACACCCCCCTGATGGAGGCAGCTAGAGAAGGCCATGAGGAGATGGTAGCACTGCTACTGGCTCAAG GTGCTAACATCAACGCCCAGACGGAAGAAACCCAGGAGACAGCTCTGACTCTAGCATGCTGTGGAGGCTTCTTGGAAGTGGCTGACTTCCTCATCAAGGCGGGGGCCGACATCGAGTTGGGCTGCTCTACTCCTCTAATGGAGGCTGCACAGGAGGGCCATCTGGAGTTGGTCAAATACCTACTGGCTGCAG GGGCAAACGTTCATGCCACCACGGCAACAGGTGACACAGCGCTGACGTATGCATGTGAGAACGGACACACTGATGTTGcagatgtgctgctgcaggctgGAGCCAACTTG GAACACGAGTCTGAAGGGGGGCGGACGCCCTTAATGAAGGCAGCAAGGGCGGGACATCTCTGTACTGTTCAGTTCCTTATCAGCAAAG GTGCTAACGTGAACAGATCTACTGCCAACAATGATCACACAGTGGTGTCTCTGGCGTGTGCTGGAGGACATCTGGCTGTGGTGGAGTTGCTGCTGGCACATGGAGCGGATCCTACACACAGACTCAAA gATGGTTCGACGATGTTGATAGAAGCTGCTAAGGGTGGCCACACCAACGTGGTGTCCTACTTGTTGGACTACCCCAACAACATTCTGTCTGTCCCAGCCCCCGACCTCTCCCAGCTCACTCCCCCCTCGCAAGATGCCTCTCAG GTTCCTCGTGTCCCGATCCAAGCTCTCGCCATGGTAGTGCCCCCTCAGGAGCCTGACCGAGCCCCATCAAACATCGCCACACCCCCACCCATCTCCAGCAAAA GCATGTCCAAACAGAGACAAGCATCCCTTCAGCCCGGTGTCCCCACCTCAGTTGGACGGGGGCCTGAAGCGGAGCCTCTGCCGCCCTTCCACTTGTGCCAACCTCTAGAGTGCATtgtggaggagacggaggggaAGCTGAACGAACTGGGCCAGAGAATCAGCGCTATCGAGAAAGCCCAGCTTCAGTCACTAGAGCTCATTCAGGGGGAGCCGCTCACCAAAGACAAGAttgaggagctgaagaagagcagagaggagcag gtgcagaagaagaagaaaatcttGAAGGAGTTGCAGAAAGTTGAGcgccagctgcagctgaaaacacagcaacagttCACCAAAGAGTACATGGAGGCGAAGGGCTtaaaagaggagcaggaggttgGACTGAGCCAGGGCCCAGGGCCTGGAAGTATGACGTCTGCTCCAGGGTCCCTTCCCACTACACCAGGTGCCCACGTACACACCAGCTCCGACACAGATGAAGAGGCTAACAAAGATGGAGAGCTAGAGGAGCAGCTGGGGGAGGACGGGGAAGAG GAAGAGGACGATGATGACGAAGATGAGGGTTCAGAGGATGAGGCAGATGGTGACGAGGAAGATTACCCCAAGCTCCCTCAGGTGGGTACTATCCTCTACAGGGATGGATCACAGCCAccacagcagcctcctctgcccCCTTCGCCACAGGCTCAgccccagcctcctcctccacctcttcagGCTGCCTTCGTCCCCATCCAGCCCCTGCCAGACTACAACCCTGCAGACTACCCGGGAAGTACCAGCCCGGAGTTGCAGAGGGTACTGGTGGGGCAGCAGATGCTGGGCCAACAGCAACAGGTTCAGGGTCAGCAGTTGGGTGGGTTAGGCCCGGGAATGATGCCTCAGCAGGCCCCAGATGGGCTCATGGTCGCTACACCTGCACAGACGCTCACAGACACGCTGGATGACATCATGGCAG CTGTGAGCAACCGCGTACCCATGCTGAACACTACGTCACCCACACCCCTGTCCCAGCCACCCACACAGACGCCCTCAAACATCGCCTCGCCTCCTTCAGTCCTGCCCCTCTATCCCTCTGTTGACATAGATGCACAT ACGGAGAGTAACCACGATACAGCGCTGACGCTGGCATGTGCGGGGGGACATGAGGAGCTCGTGTCTGTCCTTATTGCACGGGGAGCCAACATCGAGCACCGGGACAAAAAAG GTTTTACCCCTCTGATCCTGGCTGCCACTGCCGGCCACGTAGGTGTGGTAGAGGTGCTCCTGGACAAAGGGGGTGACATTGAGGCTCAGTCAGAGAGAACCAAAGACACACCCCTCTCCCTGGCCTGCTCGGGAGGACGCCAAGAG GTTGTCGAGTTGCTGCTGCTTCGGGGAGCCAATAAGGAACACCGCAATGTTTCAGACTACACGCCTCTTAGCCTGGCTGCTTCTGGGGGTTACGTTAACATCATCAAAATACTCCTCAACGCTGGAGCTGAGATTAACTCCAG GACTGGCAGTAAGCTGGGAATCTCTCCTCTGATGCTGGCGGCTATGAATGGTCATGTACCggcagtgaagctgctgttaGATATGGGCTCGGACATCAACGCCCAGATTGAGACCAACAGAAACACAGCGCTGACCCTGGCCTGCTTCCAGGGACGGGCTGAAGTTGTCAGTCTGCTGCTAGATCGCAAGGCCAACGTGGAGCATCGTGCTAAG ACTGGTCTTACTCCTCTGATGGAGGCGGCCTCAGGAGGTTACGCAGAGGTGGGCCGAGTGCTGCTGGACAAAGGCGCAGATGTTAACGCTCCCCCAGTTCCCTCATCCCGAGACACTGCCCTCACCATTGCCGCCGACAAGGGCCACTACAAGTTTTGTGAGCTGCTTATCAACAG GGGTGCCCATATCGATGTACGAAACAAGAAAGGGAACACTCCTCTGTGGCTGGCGGCAAACGGTGGCCATTTTGACGTGGTCCAGCTCTTGGTGCATGCCAGTGCTGATGTGGATGCAGCTGACAACCGCAAGATTACCCCACTCATGGCTGCTTTTCGCAAG GGTCATGTGAAGGTGGTGCAGTATCTTGTGAAAGAAGTCAACCAGTTCCCATCAGATATTGAGTGCATGAGATACATCGCCACAATTGCTGACAAG GAGCTGTTGAAGAAGTGCCACCAATGCATGGAGACCATCGTCAAAGCCAAAGACCAGCAGGCGGCTGAGGCCAATAAGAACGCTAGCATTCTCCTCAAGGAGCTAGACTTGGAGAAG tccCGAGAGGAGAGCAAGAAGCAGGCTCTGGCTGCCAAGCGCGAGAAGCGTAAGGAGAAAcgcaagaagaagaaggaggagcagaagaggaagcaggaagaagaagaggggcaGAAAGTCAAGGAGGAGTTCTTCGAGAtgcaggagcagaaggaggACTCAGCCGATG AATCTGAGGTTCCTATTGAGCCTCCCAGTgcaaccaccaccacaaccatCGGTATATCTGCCACCTCTACCACTTTCACTACGGCTTTTGGAAAGAAGCGAGCTAGTGTGGCCACTACCCCAAGCACCAAtcgcaaaaacaaaaagaacaagacAAAGGACTCCTCGCCCAACGAACCAATCATATTACAGGATCCACAG gTTGCACTAGCACAGCACAAGGCTGACAAGAACAAGATCCACGGTGAGCCGCGGGGTGGGGGAGTGACGGGTGGCAACAGCGACTCTGACCCGTTGGATAGCACCGACTGTGCCagcgagagcagcagcagcgggggcAAGAGTCAGGAGCTCAACTACCTCCCAGACCTCAcctcctccgcctcttcctcctcctcctcttcctcctcatcctcctcctcctcagccccctcctcagcagcagcccAGGCCCTCATGCCCGGTCCCGAGAAGAGACACTGTCCTCAGCCACAGACTGATGGCAAGCTGGACAACAAGGTCACAGTCTCCATCTCCAAACCAATGCAAAG AGCTCCAGACATGGGTGACTGCACCTCCCACTCCCTGCCCTCTCCATTCAAGACCATGGCTCTTCCCATCACCTCACCCAACAGTAAGCTCAGCCTCACGAGCCCCAAGAGAGGccagaagagagaagagggttGGAAGGAGGTGGTCAGAAG aTCAAAGAAGCTGTCTGTGCCAGCCTCCGTTGTGTCTCGAATCATGGGCAGAGGCGGCTGCAACATCACAGCCATCCAGGACGTGACAGGAGCTCACATTGATGTGGACAAACAGAAGGACAAGAACGGGGAGAGGATGATCACCATAAG agGAGGGACGGAGTCTACAAGGTATGCAGTCCAGCTAATCAATGCTCTGATCCAAGACCCAGCCAAAGAGCTAGAGGATCTTATCCCGAGGAATCACATCAGAGCCCCGGGCTCTAAAACGACGTCTGCTTCCTTCCCGAGTTCCACAGGGCTCTCCAGCGGTTCAACCACTGGACCCAAGGCCCTGAGCTCGCTAGTCGCCTCTACAGGTGTCTCGTTCCagccctcctcatcctcatcttcatcatcctctcaGGCGGGTGGAAAGATTGGGAAGGGCCTGTCGTCAAACGTCAGACAGCCATTCCCTGTGTCTTTGCCCTTGGCGTACGCCCACCCTCAGCTCGCTCTACTTGCTGCTCAGACCATGCACCAGATCAGACACCCTCGCCTACCCATGGCCCAGTTTGGAGGCACCTTCTCTCCCGCCGCCAGCACCTGGGGACCTTTCCCTGTGCGCCCTGTGAGTCCAGGCAGCGCTAACAGCTCCCCCAAACACAACGGAGGAACCAACAGCACTATAGGCCAGGCGAGACCCAACTCGACTCACAGTGATCACAGCAACACAGCCAGCTCAGGAGCCCAAGTTACAACGtcaaacaccaccaccaccagtgcTCCTAACACATCTACAGCTGCGGCCTCACCTCATACCCCCAACCCTACCCCGTATAATCCCCAGCCGAGCATCCCCACTCCTTCCTCTGTCAGGAAACAGCTCTTTGCCCCTGACCCTAAGCCTGCTGGTATCACCTCGGTGTCTGCTGCAGCAACTGCAACCAGTGGCACAAATGCAGTAAGAGGCACAGGATCTCCTGCACATCACAGTTCCACTACAACTACCGCTAATGCCTCTCAGCAGTCAGTCGGTCCGATCTCACAGCCCTCTGTCCAGTCAGCTAGAACGGAGCCCAGTGCCGTGGCACCTCCTGGAAAAGACAAGCCCTCTCTATCTGTAGAGAGCCAGCCTGTTTCTGTCAGCGAGAGTATCAACTCTTTCACTGCCCCTGCCATGGCTCTAGCTCCCAAGCTAGAGCATCGACAGCAGTtacctccccctccctcctctgtgccGTCCACAGAGGCTCCACCGCCCCTCCTCAACCCACAGCCCAGCTCCCATCTCCACTCAGCTCCTCCCCCTGTCCTGTCACACAATGTTGCACACCCCAACAACACAGTCCCCCATTTCTCAGCCCCTGCGCCCAGAGTCTCCCATCGTATGCAGCCACCAGGGCCTTACTACTCCCTTTCtgaacagcagcaacagcagcagcatcaacagacgcaacagcatcagcaacaatctgtgtttgtgccCTTCAACGCTCAGCAAGAATCTCTGAAACAGACCCAAAACCAGACCTCCCAGTCCACGAGTTTGCCTCCACAAGCCCAGTCCCAAGCTCCAGGCTCCCTTCAGGTCTCTGCTAACCTGGGGATGATGAACGGTTCCCAGATGCAGCATGTTGCCAATGCAGGCAAACCTCAGCAGATACCTCCCAACTTTGGTCCTGCAGGCCTCTTCAACTTCAGCAGCATCTTTGATAACAACAGCCAG GTTGGAAACAATCAGGTGTGGGGTGCATGCCACCTGCCTGCTCGCTCACCTCCAGAGCAGTCGTACTCAGCCCCACCAGCCTATATGAGCATGGGCCAAATGGAGAACATGATgcccccacctcctccagacAGCTCCAAAGCCCCTGGCTACCGCTCTGCCTCCCAGAGGATGGTCAACAGCCCCATTG CTTTGACCAGCTATGCCACAAGTATCTCTGGCAGCCCTGTGTATCTGCACGGTCATACACCGGTCGGCACACCCTCCTTCAGCAGACAGCACTTTTCTCCTCACCCATGGAGTGCATCCACATCAG GCGAATCTCCTGTCCCACCTCCTTCCACAGTGTCGTCCTCTGCCATGTCCACCTCCGCAGTGGCCCCTCCCCCTCAGCCTAAGCCAGGCAACTCCTCGCAGCAGGACCGGAAGGTCCCGCCACCCATCGGCACAGAGCGGCTTGCCAGGATTAGGCAAACGGGTTCGGTCAACCCACCTCTCCTTACCACAAGCTACACGGCATCTGTTGGACAGGGAGGCATTTGGTCATTTGGAGTTGGCAGTGCTTCGG AGGCTATGTCCGGTTGGTCCCAGCCCCTGATGAGCAGCCACATGATGCACCCCCAGCTCCAGGCAGAGCAGTCTGCCTTCTCTCAGCACCAGCCCATGGAGCAGGATGACACAGGCATCGCGAATCCTGCTAACAACTACCACCAGCCGCAGCATTTGCCCAACAGCTACATGGACTTCCCAAAG GGGATGCCTATGTCTATGTATGGAGGAACAATGCTGCCCCCTCATCCTCCCATGGCAGAGGGGCCAGGGGGACCGATGTACAATGGTTTGCACGCTGGTGACCCCGCATGGAGCCCCATCATCAAAGTGGTCCCAAACAATGCAGATAACGCTGACCCACAACAGCAG GTGTGGCCTGGTACGTGGGCACCTCATGTGGGCAGCGTGCACCTGAACCACGTCAACTAG